One genomic segment of Amycolatopsis granulosa includes these proteins:
- a CDS encoding DUF1990 family protein, which translates to MPPEFTYAEVGGTRGALPAGYRHLRRHRVLGQGRDRFEEAADALLHWEVQKRAGLRVDTAAGTVTEGAVAHLRLGPRPLRMTAPVRVVYVLDEDRRRGFGYGTLPGHPESGEEAFVVELGLAGTVTFRITAFSRPASLLTRLAGPVAHLAEGVMTNRYLRAL; encoded by the coding sequence AGGTGGGCGGTACCCGCGGCGCACTGCCGGCGGGCTACCGCCACCTGCGGCGGCACCGCGTGCTCGGCCAGGGGCGGGACCGGTTCGAGGAGGCGGCGGACGCGCTGCTGCACTGGGAGGTGCAGAAGCGCGCCGGGCTGCGGGTGGACACCGCGGCCGGCACCGTCACCGAGGGCGCGGTCGCGCACCTGCGGCTGGGACCCCGCCCGCTGCGCATGACCGCACCGGTCCGCGTCGTGTACGTGCTGGACGAGGACCGGCGGCGCGGATTCGGCTACGGGACGCTGCCGGGACATCCCGAATCGGGCGAGGAAGCCTTCGTGGTGGAGCTCGGGCTCGCCGGGACCGTCACCTTCCGGATCACCGCCTTCTCCCGGCCGGCATCGCTGCTCACCCGGCTGGCCGGACCGGTGGCGCACCTCGCCGAGGGCGTGATGACGAACCGCTACCTCCGGGCCCTGTGA